The genomic window CAACCTAGAGGCCTGATGGTCGTACTCGCAACCAAACTGTACGTCGAGGGCGACGCCCGCGAGCGGGCGCTGGACTCGCTTCGCTCGCTGGTCGACAACGAGATCGGCGAGCTCGAAGTCGAGTTCGAACTCGGCGTGCGACACGACGACTTCCCCTCGGTGACCGTCGAGGGCGCAGACGCCACCGTCGCGCGCAACGTCCTCCGCGAGGAGTTCGGCGAGATCGTCCCCGATCTCGAGCCCGGCGAGACCTACGTCGGCACCCTCGAGTCGTGGGACGACGACGGCTTCGTCCTCGACGCGGGGCAGGGCGAGGGCGTGCGGATCCCGACCGACGAACTCGGACTCGGTCCGGGGTCGCCCGAACAGCTCCGCGAGCGATACGGGCTGGTCCAGCACCTGCCGTTGCGGTTCGTCTACGGTGCGGGAGACGCCGGCGAGGACGGCGGCGAGCCGTCCCGACTCGCCGACGAGGAACGTGACCGCCTCTACGACTGG from Haloterrigena sp. KLK7 includes these protein-coding regions:
- a CDS encoding DUF2110 family protein; the protein is MVVLATKLYVEGDARERALDSLRSLVDNEIGELEVEFELGVRHDDFPSVTVEGADATVARNVLREEFGEIVPDLEPGETYVGTLESWDDDGFVLDAGQGEGVRIPTDELGLGPGSPEQLRERYGLVQHLPLRFVYGAGDAGEDGGEPSRLADEERDRLYDWTRGDGRLNVNSATRAEVRATLNRAGHAQDYVTVERLGLLEQSVICTEDTDPPGLLASVGEYLPAELRCVVP